The window CCCCAAAACCCTCCCTTCCCCTTCCACATctcaatttagggtttttagattattttcacatatcaaaaacaaaattcctatacatatatattatatataattcattatatatataataataaataataaagaataGATAAAGAAGAAAGGGAGTATGGATACTCGCAAAAGAGGATGGCCTCATCATTCAAAACCCAATGGCgctactgctgctgctgctgcttcttACAAGAAATCTAAATCAGGTAACTTTttacttattatttattttattaatgtgCTCTTTATTTAGCCTTCTTTAGAGAAAGAGTATTTGTGTGTGTGCGTCATCCCATTTGAACTTAAACTAGCTCGACTTCTCCCAGGTTTAAACGATTCGAGCTCGAACTTAAGCAAGTTTGAGCTCGAGTATTTGTGATTCAGTCTCCTTATGTTAGTCTAGACTTAGGGCTGTCAATGGGTCCGGgttcgggttggcgggttgaaaAACTATGACCCTACCCAATCCACTAAAAGTTTtaggtcagaaatttcaaccctgacctacaacccgtcaacccatgacccaactcATATGACTtgataagcaaatatatataaatatataatagaataaatcaaccaatatagAGCTCTATCATTGATTCAGTTAGCATCTCACAAAATTTTGAATCCTCTTATTTTAGATGTGAAGTTAATTTAggttgaaaatataaataatgagaATGGGGTGTATGGATTAGTGGATTGTAGAGTATAAGCtattatatatactcgtaattcaaatatttttaagatatcgggttggcgggtcgacctgacaacccaacaaCCGAACCCTGACCCAACCTGGAAAAATTCAGGTTGGTGGGTCGAAAATACCCAaccctaacctgatttttttcgggttgggtttCAGGTTGGGTCGAGAATGACAGCCCTAAGTGTAGTGGTCCGGACTAAGAGCATGccaaacttatatatatgtatcaaggTTATATTTAATGCTCTACATTCAAAGATATTAAAGATGTTAGTGGTAGAGAGCGTCAAGATCCAAACTTAAAAATGCATCTTTCTAGATGTTCAGTTCCAGATGCTCCACGATTTAGCTTTGAAGGAAAAGCTAGCCTATAAGATTGAGGCTATAGGGGCAGAGTGAGAGGAAAGATCAGTACTGTTTGCTTAAAGATGTGATAAGAATGCATTGAGTTAGGTTTGCTGAAAAGATGTGATAAGAATGCACTGAGTAAGGTTTTTGGGCATGATCTAATCATCACACCTCGtcattttagttattttctGATGATTGTAATATCAACCCATttatatagtgatgcattgGTATCGTTGTTTTTCCGTCAAATAGACCAAAATCAGTTAAAAGTTGTTAATGGGGGAACATGTTTAGATGGGTTAAAAGTCCCCTGAAGTCTAATTCTAATGCAAACAACATCTTAAAGCCTTTATACTCGAAATATTTAGTTTAGTATTGTGATATTGTTTTAACATGTATTAGAAGTAATTTCTTATACTGTAACTTATTACCCAACCCATCTGACGTGCCCTGCTTGCTATCTACCCTGAGCGGCTAACCCTTTACAAAGTAAGTTTTTATCAAACATATGATGGATCTAGTTTGGGACAATAGTGTGTATTCAAAGTAGATTGTGGTATGAACACCACTTTTGGGGGATCACTAGTCTGAGAATAACATTCCAAAAGGCAAATAAATTTTGTAACGTGATTCTGAAAATTGCATTACACAGCAAGACGGAGTTTATCCTCCCCTTCActctttcttctttaatatctatatataaagtatatagaACAAACGATTACAACGAAATCTAACCAAGAGAAAACACCTAATGTCTTGTAACAGAATCAGAGTCTTTATCAAGTGGTATAAGAGGCAAAACGAAGCCTTGCATGAAGTATTTCAGGTTTAAATCCTTGGctgtttttaacaaattattttaaatagttATACCATATACAAGAATTATATTCTAAGTTCAACCTAACATTAATGATCATCCTAATTACATTGTACTTGTTATGTTAGTTTATTTTACTTCTAGTTTGCAATGTGAACCAATGGATGGTTTTATTGTAGCATTGATGGCTGTCCATTCGGGGAGAACTGTCACTTTCTTCATTTTTTCCCTGGTGGATACAATGCTGTTGCCCAATTGATGAATCTTCCTCCGATTTCAACCGCTCAAGCCACCACACAAAATGGGCCCCAAGCAGTCCTTAGATCCAAGTTGTGCAACAAGTACAACACCCCTGAAGGCTGTAAGTTTGGTGACCAGTGCAGCTTTGCTCATGGAGAATGGGAGCTTGGGAAGCCTATTGCTCCATCACATGAGCCCCCACGAGCTCTGCCATCAGTCATAGTCCGCCCTGCACCGCCAAGTACTGCCACCAGCTTTGGTGCCTCAGCCACTGCCAAAATCAGTGTTGATGCTTCCCTTGTTGGTGCTATCATTGGCAAAGGAGGTGCGAATTCTAAACAGATCAGCAGGCAGACAGGAGTCAAACTTTCTATTCGGGATCATGAAAGCGACACAAGTATAAAAAACATTGAGCTTGAAGGCACATTTGATCAAATTAAGGAAGCAAACGCCCTGGTTGAGGAGCTAATATCGAGTCTAACTATTCCACCAGGTGCAGCTGGTCCACCTGGTAGAGCGCCACCCCTAGCTATGCATCGTGGTGCCCCGCCACATACTATGACGAGCAATAAGAAGACAAAGCTGTGTGAAAATTTCATCAAAGGGTCTTGCACCTTTGGTGAAAGATGCCACTTCGCACATGGTGCTACAGAGTTGCGAAAATAAGGTGTCTGAGATGCTAGAGGTTCTCTTTCTCGGCCAAATTTTGGT is drawn from Erigeron canadensis isolate Cc75 chromosome 9, C_canadensis_v1, whole genome shotgun sequence and contains these coding sequences:
- the LOC122582023 gene encoding zinc finger CCCH domain-containing protein 14-like, with the protein product MDTRKRGWPHHSKPNGATAAAAASYKKSKSESESLSSGIRGKTKPCMKYFSIDGCPFGENCHFLHFFPGGYNAVAQLMNLPPISTAQATTQNGPQAVLRSKLCNKYNTPEGCKFGDQCSFAHGEWELGKPIAPSHEPPRALPSVIVRPAPPSTATSFGASATAKISVDASLVGAIIGKGGANSKQISRQTGVKLSIRDHESDTSIKNIELEGTFDQIKEANALVEELISSLTIPPGAAGPPGRAPPLAMHRGAPPHTMTSNKKTKLCENFIKGSCTFGERCHFAHGATELRK